A portion of the Staphylococcus felis genome contains these proteins:
- the lepB gene encoding signal peptidase I translates to MRTIVRSFVALILAIVALCFLVLFIVIPYQVSQSSMAPTLSMGDRIIVNKLKVRLNMLEHGDVVVFQQNGTYRVGRIIGDPGQSVAYQSGQLELDNRPVDEPYIHRAYEATWSARELPNVESDIIPPNQYLVLNDHRLDEGDSRRYGLIDKRDMIGSALLRYFPLNQTTVNFKN, encoded by the coding sequence ATGCGTACAATAGTTCGATCATTTGTAGCTTTGATTTTGGCTATAGTCGCTTTATGCTTTCTTGTGCTATTTATTGTTATTCCTTATCAAGTGAGTCAATCTAGCATGGCACCGACATTGAGTATGGGTGACAGAATAATTGTCAATAAGTTGAAAGTAAGATTAAATATGTTAGAGCATGGTGATGTCGTTGTATTCCAACAAAATGGAACGTATCGTGTTGGTCGGATTATAGGAGATCCTGGTCAGTCTGTCGCATACCAATCAGGACAACTTGAGCTCGATAATCGTCCTGTTGATGAGCCATACATTCATCGTGCATATGAAGCAACATGGTCAGCGCGTGAGCTTCCCAATGTTGAGAGTGATATCATACCACCTAACCAATACTTGGTTTTAAATGATCATCGTTTGGATGAAGGTGACTCAAGAAGATATGGATTAATTGATAAACGTGATATGATAGGAAGTGCGTTATTGCGTTATTTTCCTTTAAATCAAACAACTGTAAACTTTAAAAATTAG
- a CDS encoding argininosuccinate synthase: MKEKVVLAYSGGLDTSVAVKWLIEQGYDVIACCLDVGEGKDLDVVYQKALDMGAVESHVIDATLEFSEDYVAYAIKANLKYENVYPLVSALSRPLISKKLVEIAHQTNASAIAHGCTGKGNDQVRFEVAIKALDPNLKVIAPVREWGWSREEEIDYAVKHHIPVPIGKESPYSIDQNLWGRSNECGILEDPYAAPPKDAFDLTNELEDTPDTPDDIILSFKEGLPTHINHKPYALDQLILHLNELAGKHGIGRIDHIENRLVGIKSREVYETPGAEVIMKAHHGLETITLTKDVAHFKPIVEKQLAEQVYNGLWFSPLTDALKSFVDQTQQFVTGDVRIQLFKGHATVNGRKSEYTLYNEKLATYTKEDAFNQEAAVGFIEIYGLPTQVNAMRHGGYADE, encoded by the coding sequence ATGAAAGAAAAAGTAGTGTTAGCCTATTCAGGTGGGTTAGATACGAGTGTAGCAGTCAAATGGTTAATCGAACAAGGTTATGATGTCATTGCATGCTGTTTAGATGTTGGTGAAGGAAAAGACCTTGATGTCGTTTATCAAAAAGCGCTAGATATGGGGGCAGTTGAATCTCATGTCATCGATGCTACACTAGAATTTTCAGAAGATTATGTAGCTTATGCGATTAAGGCGAATTTAAAATATGAAAATGTGTATCCTCTCGTATCAGCGTTATCTCGTCCTTTAATCTCAAAGAAACTAGTCGAAATTGCTCATCAAACGAATGCTTCAGCCATAGCCCATGGATGTACAGGTAAAGGAAACGATCAAGTTCGCTTTGAGGTCGCAATTAAAGCGTTAGACCCTAATTTGAAAGTTATTGCACCAGTCAGAGAATGGGGATGGAGTCGTGAAGAAGAGATAGATTATGCGGTAAAACATCATATACCTGTTCCGATTGGCAAAGAATCCCCCTACTCAATTGACCAAAATTTATGGGGGCGTAGTAATGAATGTGGTATTTTAGAAGACCCTTATGCAGCACCTCCAAAAGATGCATTTGATCTTACAAACGAATTGGAAGATACACCCGACACGCCAGATGACATTATTTTATCATTTAAAGAAGGTCTTCCAACTCATATTAACCATAAACCCTATGCATTAGATCAATTAATTCTTCACTTAAATGAACTAGCAGGAAAACATGGCATCGGTCGTATTGATCATATTGAAAACAGGCTCGTAGGTATTAAATCAAGAGAAGTATATGAAACTCCAGGTGCTGAAGTCATTATGAAAGCACATCACGGTTTAGAAACGATTACCTTAACAAAAGATGTCGCCCACTTTAAGCCTATTGTGGAAAAGCAACTTGCAGAACAAGTCTATAACGGACTATGGTTTTCACCACTTACAGATGCTTTAAAGTCATTTGTCGATCAAACACAACAATTTGTAACAGGGGATGTTCGTATCCAGCTCTTTAAAGGACATGCCACTGTTAATGGTAGAAAATCAGAATACACATTATACAATGAAAAATTAGCCACTTATACTAAAGAAGATGCATTTAATCAGGAAGCAGCAGTCGGCTTTATCGAGATTTATGGTTTGCCTACTCAAGTTAATGCCATGCGCCATGGGGGTTATGCCGATGAGTAA
- the addB gene encoding helicase-exonuclease AddAB subunit AddB: MFRTFIGRAGTGKSMQMLKEIKNQLKEEPLGSPIIVITPMQGTYLYEQAFVNDPILKGSLRAEVLHFERLSHRIFQELGGIQEKRISTIAIEMMIYDILQDEKHQLKLYHSQVGYIGFSAKLREQIQDFEKYAVTPEVIRETAKDEQLDLRMRDKLHDIGLVYEKLIERMSDDYISSEALMNRFIKNIPRSKWLQQADIYIDGFHNFSTQEYQIIEALVNHARSVTVLLTTNGDEDVLSMFRKPSESLKQLKAIAKRSQTPIELEVFKAPLRFKNTDLQRLEHQFDLLQRDESIEAKGDIQILEAPTTREEINEVARSILRDARERQYRFNDIAILYRDPSYIYLLESILPQFDIPYNVDVKQSMTDHPIMEMLRALIEVIRTSWNFEPLMRLFKTNVLTEHYANSDRLIDILENYAIERGIYGQRWIDPNYFQLEQFQKLGSRPNRELSALEIERYQRVIDLKNDVMNKLLQFEERLTKGEHARDYATSFYEVMEAFELPNQLMTQRDMLDVAGKHTEAEEIDQIWNGFIRVLDDIVNVFNTREMTLTRFLEILDVGLNELEFSMIPQTLDQVTIGTMDLAKVDNKKHVYLIGMNDGVMPQSINGTSLISDEEKKRFETYTGLQLSPTADILQMDEAFVCYFAMTRSTERVSFSYSLMDSSGSNRERSPYLDEIQHMFTNLKVINIKHQHDQDTLSLVEHPHQTKTHLFEAMKLWLDESLISETWFTVYHAMKKHDALNHYIKHLETALTYDNHTIQLHPQLAIDLYGKSINASVSRFENYQQCPFKHYASHGLRLNERTKYQLQSFDLGTIFHDVLRYIADKVEGRLNQLTAKQITALTEEALDLYLPHVQFNLLNSTSYYRYLSKRIGAIIQATLHAMKHQTTHSQFKPIAFERTFRKNPRSSEELKAQTLKTKQGIPINIRGQIDRIDVYQHHDKSFINIIDYKSSDGSAQLDLVKVYYGLQMQMMTYMDIALQNKERLHLTEDVKPGGFLYMYVHKFRDKKRSWSNLNPDNLENEFLKSYQLSGLLNNDPDVLDAYDIRMEPGYKSDIVPLGMKKDGALYATSKVADEKVIRQLIKHNQHHFINTATHIMDGHTSVTPLKYKEKLPCEFCSYQSVCHVDSLIDSRKYRQVDEKINPIELLEKEIREEDEDDNSNEAR, from the coding sequence ATGTTTCGTACTTTTATTGGACGCGCAGGTACTGGAAAAAGTATGCAAATGTTAAAAGAGATTAAAAATCAATTAAAAGAAGAGCCTCTAGGAAGTCCTATTATTGTGATAACCCCGATGCAAGGGACATATTTATATGAACAAGCATTTGTTAATGATCCTATTCTTAAAGGGAGTTTACGTGCTGAAGTTTTACATTTTGAGCGTTTAAGTCATCGGATCTTTCAAGAATTAGGTGGTATTCAAGAAAAGCGCATTTCGACAATTGCGATTGAAATGATGATTTATGATATTTTGCAAGATGAAAAACATCAGTTAAAGCTCTATCATTCACAAGTGGGTTATATCGGTTTTAGCGCTAAATTACGTGAACAGATACAGGATTTTGAGAAATATGCTGTAACACCTGAAGTCATTCGTGAAACGGCTAAAGATGAGCAGTTGGACTTGAGGATGCGTGATAAATTACATGATATTGGACTCGTTTATGAGAAATTGATAGAGCGCATGTCCGATGATTATATTTCTTCTGAAGCCTTAATGAATCGCTTTATTAAAAATATTCCAAGATCAAAATGGTTACAACAAGCAGATATATACATAGATGGATTTCACAACTTTTCAACGCAGGAATATCAAATTATAGAAGCTCTCGTTAATCATGCTCGTTCAGTCACTGTGTTATTAACGACAAATGGTGATGAAGACGTATTGAGTATGTTTCGCAAACCTTCTGAGTCACTCAAACAACTGAAAGCTATTGCTAAGCGTAGTCAAACGCCAATAGAATTAGAGGTATTCAAAGCGCCGTTACGTTTTAAAAACACAGACTTACAAAGATTGGAACATCAGTTTGACTTGTTACAACGTGATGAAAGTATAGAGGCAAAAGGTGATATTCAAATATTGGAAGCACCAACAACTCGTGAGGAAATTAATGAAGTGGCAAGAAGTATACTCAGAGATGCACGAGAGCGCCAATATCGATTTAACGATATTGCAATTTTATATCGTGATCCTTCATATATCTATTTATTAGAATCGATTTTACCTCAATTTGACATTCCATACAACGTAGATGTTAAACAATCGATGACAGACCATCCGATTATGGAAATGTTGAGAGCGCTTATTGAAGTCATTCGAACAAGCTGGAACTTTGAACCTTTGATGCGTTTATTTAAGACGAATGTTTTGACAGAACATTATGCAAATAGTGATCGGCTTATTGATATACTAGAAAACTATGCAATCGAACGAGGCATATATGGTCAACGATGGATCGATCCAAATTATTTTCAGCTTGAACAATTCCAAAAGTTAGGATCACGTCCGAATCGCGAACTGTCAGCATTAGAAATTGAAAGATATCAACGTGTCATCGATTTGAAAAATGATGTGATGAATAAGTTACTTCAATTTGAAGAGCGATTGACAAAGGGCGAACATGCGAGGGATTATGCAACGTCTTTTTATGAAGTGATGGAAGCTTTTGAATTGCCAAATCAATTAATGACGCAACGGGACATGCTTGATGTTGCAGGTAAACACACTGAAGCTGAAGAGATTGATCAAATTTGGAATGGATTTATACGCGTTCTTGATGATATTGTGAATGTTTTTAATACACGTGAGATGACATTAACGCGTTTTCTTGAAATTTTAGATGTTGGTCTTAATGAGTTAGAGTTTTCAATGATTCCTCAAACATTGGATCAAGTGACAATTGGAACGATGGACTTAGCGAAAGTAGATAATAAAAAACATGTTTATTTAATTGGGATGAATGATGGCGTCATGCCTCAATCGATTAATGGTACAAGTTTAATATCAGATGAAGAAAAGAAGCGATTTGAGACATATACAGGACTACAATTAAGTCCTACTGCAGATATTCTTCAAATGGATGAAGCATTCGTTTGTTATTTTGCGATGACGCGATCAACTGAACGTGTCTCCTTTTCATATAGTTTGATGGATAGCAGTGGCTCAAATAGAGAAAGAAGTCCTTATCTTGATGAAATACAGCATATGTTTACGAATTTAAAAGTGATTAATATAAAGCATCAGCATGATCAAGATACTTTATCATTAGTGGAACATCCTCATCAAACGAAAACACATCTATTTGAGGCGATGAAATTATGGCTAGATGAAAGTTTAATTTCTGAAACATGGTTTACAGTATATCATGCTATGAAAAAACACGATGCCTTAAATCATTATATTAAACATTTAGAAACGGCTTTAACGTATGATAACCATACGATTCAGTTGCATCCTCAACTGGCTATTGACTTATATGGAAAGTCTATCAATGCAAGTGTGTCTCGTTTTGAAAATTATCAACAGTGTCCCTTCAAACATTATGCATCACATGGATTGCGATTGAATGAGCGAACAAAATATCAACTTCAAAGTTTTGATTTAGGAACGATTTTTCATGATGTTTTAAGATATATTGCCGATAAAGTTGAAGGTCGGTTGAATCAATTGACGGCAAAACAAATTACAGCACTAACCGAAGAAGCGCTAGATTTGTACTTACCTCATGTACAATTTAACCTTTTAAACTCTACTTCATATTATCGATATTTATCTAAACGAATTGGGGCGATCATACAAGCCACATTACATGCGATGAAGCATCAAACGACACACTCTCAATTTAAACCTATTGCATTTGAAAGGACGTTTCGAAAAAATCCGAGGTCTAGCGAAGAATTAAAAGCGCAAACATTAAAAACGAAACAAGGTATACCGATTAATATTCGTGGACAAATTGATCGAATTGACGTTTACCAGCATCATGACAAAAGTTTTATTAATATTATTGACTATAAATCTTCTGATGGCAGTGCGCAGTTGGACCTCGTTAAAGTTTATTATGGATTACAAATGCAAATGATGACCTACATGGACATTGCTTTACAAAATAAAGAAAGACTCCATTTAACAGAGGATGTTAAACCAGGAGGATTTTTGTATATGTATGTTCATAAATTTAGAGATAAAAAGCGCTCGTGGTCTAATTTAAATCCAGATAATTTGGAGAATGAGTTTTTAAAATCATATCAGTTAAGCGGATTGCTTAACAATGATCCGGATGTGTTAGATGCATATGATATTCGCATGGAACCTGGATATAAGTCGGATATTGTGCCGTTAGGTATGAAGAAAGATGGCGCACTGTATGCAACGAGTAAGGTTGCTGATGAAAAAGTAATACGTCAACTTATCAAACATAACCAGCATCATTTTATCAATACAGCGACACATATTATGGATGGTCATACTTCTGTGACACCTCTGAAATATAAAGAAAAATTACCGTGTGAATTTTGTAGTTACCAATCAGTTTGTCACGTGGATAGTTTAATTGATAGTCGTAAATATAGACAAGTTGATGAAAAAATCAATCCGATTGAATTACTTGAGAAGGAGATAAGAGAGGAGGATGAAGATGACAATTCCAACGAAGCCCGATAA
- a CDS encoding glucose-6-phosphate isomerase has translation MTHIQLDYQKALKFLGQHEIDQQQDLVQHIHQTIHNGTGAGSDFLGWIDLPVDYDKEEFSRILEAAQRIKSNSDVLVVIGIGGSYLGARSAIEMLTPAFKKEHDLPEIIFAGHHLSSSYLQELIDYLDGKDYSVNVISKSGTTTEPAVAFRLFKQLLEDKYGKEEAVQRIFATTDKEKGALKQLATNEGYESFVVPDDVGGRFSVLTAVGLLPIAVAGIDIEAMMGGAQKAREELSTDDLSTNIAYQYATIRNVLYNKGYTTEMLINYEPSLQYFNEWWKQLFGESEGKDLKGIYPSSANFTTDLHSLGQYVQEGRRFLFETVIKVEAPKHEITIEKDADDLDGLNYLAGKTIDEVNSKAFEGTLLAHTDGGVPNLVISVPKLDAETYGYLVYFFELAVAMSGYQLGVNPFNQPGVEAYKQNMFALLGKPGFEDKKKDLEARL, from the coding sequence ATGACACATATCCAATTAGATTATCAAAAAGCTTTAAAATTTTTGGGTCAACATGAAATCGACCAACAACAAGATTTAGTGCAACACATACATCAAACGATTCATAACGGGACTGGTGCAGGTAGTGACTTTTTAGGATGGATTGATTTACCTGTAGATTACGATAAAGAAGAGTTTAGCCGTATATTAGAAGCTGCTCAACGAATCAAATCAAATTCAGATGTCCTTGTTGTAATTGGAATTGGTGGTTCATACTTAGGCGCTCGTTCAGCGATTGAAATGTTAACGCCAGCATTTAAAAAAGAGCATGACTTACCAGAAATTATCTTTGCTGGACATCATTTATCATCATCGTATCTCCAAGAATTGATTGATTATCTTGATGGTAAAGATTACTCAGTAAATGTTATTTCGAAATCAGGAACAACTACAGAGCCAGCAGTTGCGTTTCGTTTGTTTAAGCAGTTATTAGAGGACAAATATGGAAAAGAAGAAGCTGTTCAGCGTATTTTTGCTACAACAGATAAAGAAAAAGGTGCATTAAAACAACTGGCAACGAATGAAGGATATGAGTCATTTGTAGTTCCAGATGATGTAGGCGGACGTTTCTCAGTGTTAACTGCAGTGGGACTATTGCCAATTGCAGTAGCAGGTATTGATATTGAAGCAATGATGGGCGGTGCACAAAAAGCGCGTGAAGAGCTTTCAACTGATGATTTATCGACAAATATCGCTTATCAATATGCAACTATTCGCAATGTATTGTATAACAAAGGCTATACGACTGAAATGCTCATTAACTACGAACCGTCTCTGCAATATTTCAATGAATGGTGGAAACAATTATTTGGTGAATCTGAAGGTAAAGACTTAAAAGGAATCTACCCTTCAAGTGCTAACTTTACAACTGACTTACATTCATTAGGACAATATGTACAAGAGGGACGTCGCTTCTTATTTGAAACAGTGATTAAAGTAGAGGCACCAAAACATGAAATTACAATCGAAAAAGATGCCGATGATTTAGATGGTTTAAACTATTTAGCTGGTAAAACAATCGATGAAGTCAATTCAAAGGCTTTTGAGGGGACATTACTTGCTCATACTGATGGCGGTGTACCTAACTTAGTGATTTCAGTGCCAAAATTAGATGCTGAAACATACGGTTATCTTGTATACTTCTTTGAGTTAGCTGTAGCGATGAGTGGCTATCAATTAGGAGTTAATCCATTTAATCAGCCAGGTGTAGAAGCATACAAACAAAATATGTTCGCACTATTAGGGAAACCGGGCTTTGAAGATAAGAAAAAAGATTTAGAAGCACGTTTGTAG
- the addA gene encoding helicase-exonuclease AddAB subunit AddA yields MTIPTKPDNVQWTDAQWESIYAQGRDVLVAAAAGSGKTAVLVERIIQRIIRDGIDVDRLLVVTFTNLSAREMKHRIEARIQQASIEDPSNQHLKNQRSKIQQAHISTLHSFCLKLIQQHYDVLNIDPNFKTASEVENILLLEQVIDDVLEVHYDRLAPEFVTLTEQISTDRDDAGLRDIIKNLYHFSIANPNPKAWLNALNQSYLDGELQQRYLKILDEYVRLYLIAAQNAIEAAYQKFESVGEYPKHITFIDNHRQFLNALLSEPRINKSKLHEYQLGRMPAKPSDVRKDEMLNKAYEEFKSSYDQFKGYIQKVQDEFVAREDDSLTEELIHLAPRVAYLAELTNDVIDAFSKAKRERNILDFSDYEHFALQILKNEEGNPSEIAQLYREKFDDILVDEYQDTNKVQEEIITSIKRGDESNGNLFMVGDVKQSIYKFRQADPSLFIEKYERFNRTDETKGWRIDLSQNFRSRKEVLSTTNYLFHHMMDSQVGEIEYDHAARLYYGASFDEVDVPLHFNVLVKDQNSDLDINEQEAHLVAQQVQTILETQKVYDTQTNTYRKATYKDIVILERNNNNARQLQQVFKDKDIPLFVNSKQGYFEQTEVRLMLSFLRTIDNPLQDVYLVGLMRSVIYQFTEEELAKIRVTAPDEVYFYQSIQHYLAFEEKEQTLVDKLNHFLDDLTKYQSYSRHHTVYQLIDKLYNDHYLIQYFSGLTGGKGRRANLYGLFNKAVDFENSSFRGLFQFIRFIDQMIERGKDFGEENVIGPNDNVVRLMTIHSSKGLEFPFVIYSGLSRKFNMRDLGRPVVLNQHEGLGLQYFDETEGLFYPSLISMTIDLINQKELISEEMRLVYVALTRAKEQLYLIGTTDDDEKLAKLRETPIEHDKLTTIERLNAKTPFQLIYSVLSKHLSTDILDQYLFAGELADKEESLRPSVSLNYIKAEDILPVEETDDTAQKRSIETLKNRLALEPTQQSTLELIEAQLLYEYPHRKATQHASKQSVSELKRLMETEQANTSYDRVRQYQLGVATYDRPSFMQEDRLTPTEIGTLMHTVMQHLPFQAEGLTDDELDAYFDKLVVHSIIKAEDIRYIRKSEIRDFINSKLYQTIATSDQIYRELPFIVNQNDVEQEGTQEDSSIIQGMIDLVFVKDGTYHFVDYKTDVFVRRKGMTDDEIGQQLREKYRVQMEYYKRALETILKRPVSGRLYFFKFGEIFIN; encoded by the coding sequence ATGACAATTCCAACGAAGCCCGATAACGTTCAATGGACAGATGCGCAATGGGAGAGTATATATGCACAGGGTAGAGATGTCTTAGTAGCTGCAGCTGCAGGATCTGGAAAAACTGCTGTTTTAGTTGAACGTATCATTCAACGGATCATTCGTGATGGTATTGATGTGGATCGTTTGTTGGTTGTTACTTTTACGAATCTAAGTGCTCGTGAGATGAAACATCGTATTGAAGCACGGATTCAGCAAGCATCTATAGAAGATCCGTCAAATCAACACCTCAAAAATCAAAGAAGTAAAATTCAGCAAGCTCATATTTCTACATTGCATAGTTTTTGTTTGAAATTAATACAGCAACATTATGATGTTTTAAATATAGATCCGAATTTTAAAACAGCGAGTGAAGTAGAAAATATTTTACTATTAGAGCAAGTGATTGATGATGTTTTAGAGGTACACTACGATCGTCTGGCGCCCGAATTCGTGACGCTCACAGAACAGATCTCTACTGATCGTGATGATGCAGGCTTACGTGATATTATAAAAAATCTCTATCATTTTAGTATTGCAAACCCAAATCCAAAAGCGTGGTTAAATGCATTAAATCAATCTTATTTAGATGGAGAGCTACAACAGCGTTACTTAAAGATCTTAGATGAGTATGTTCGACTCTATTTAATTGCAGCACAAAATGCGATAGAAGCGGCGTACCAAAAATTTGAGTCAGTTGGTGAATATCCAAAACATATAACGTTTATCGACAATCACCGCCAATTCTTGAATGCATTGTTAAGTGAACCACGTATCAATAAGTCCAAATTACATGAATATCAATTGGGGAGAATGCCCGCGAAGCCTTCAGACGTACGAAAAGATGAGATGTTAAACAAAGCATATGAAGAGTTCAAAAGTTCGTATGATCAGTTTAAAGGTTACATTCAAAAAGTACAGGACGAGTTTGTAGCACGTGAAGATGACAGTTTAACAGAAGAATTAATACATTTAGCGCCGAGAGTTGCTTATTTGGCAGAATTGACAAATGACGTTATTGATGCTTTTAGTAAAGCAAAACGTGAACGTAATATTCTAGATTTTTCAGACTATGAACATTTTGCCTTACAAATTTTAAAGAATGAAGAGGGAAATCCATCAGAAATCGCGCAGTTATATCGTGAAAAATTTGATGACATTTTGGTTGATGAATATCAAGATACGAATAAGGTGCAAGAGGAGATTATCACAAGTATTAAACGTGGGGATGAATCGAATGGTAATCTGTTTATGGTGGGAGACGTAAAGCAATCAATATATAAATTCCGTCAAGCAGATCCAAGTTTATTTATTGAAAAATATGAGCGTTTTAATCGAACTGATGAAACAAAAGGCTGGCGCATCGATTTATCCCAAAACTTTCGTTCAAGAAAAGAAGTGCTATCAACAACCAATTATTTATTTCATCATATGATGGATAGCCAAGTGGGTGAAATAGAATATGATCATGCAGCACGATTATACTATGGTGCATCATTTGATGAGGTCGATGTGCCACTTCACTTTAATGTATTAGTGAAAGATCAGAATAGTGACCTTGATATAAATGAACAAGAAGCACATCTTGTAGCGCAACAAGTTCAAACGATACTTGAAACTCAAAAAGTATATGATACTCAAACAAACACATACCGTAAAGCAACATATAAAGATATCGTGATTTTAGAACGGAATAACAATAATGCACGTCAATTACAACAAGTATTTAAAGATAAAGATATTCCATTGTTTGTGAATAGTAAACAAGGCTATTTTGAACAAACTGAAGTCCGTTTAATGCTCTCTTTTCTAAGAACAATTGATAATCCGCTTCAAGATGTTTATTTAGTTGGATTAATGCGTTCGGTTATCTATCAATTTACGGAAGAAGAGCTTGCTAAAATCCGTGTGACTGCACCAGATGAAGTCTATTTTTATCAATCTATACAGCACTATTTAGCGTTTGAGGAAAAGGAACAGACTTTAGTAGATAAGTTAAATCATTTCTTAGATGACTTGACGAAATATCAATCATATAGTCGTCATCATACAGTGTATCAACTGATTGATAAATTATATAATGATCACTATTTGATCCAATATTTCAGTGGGTTAACAGGTGGCAAAGGTCGCCGCGCCAATTTATATGGGTTGTTTAATAAAGCTGTTGATTTTGAAAATTCAAGTTTTAGAGGTCTGTTTCAATTTATTCGTTTTATTGATCAAATGATTGAACGCGGCAAAGACTTTGGTGAAGAAAATGTAATAGGCCCTAATGATAATGTTGTTCGATTAATGACGATTCATAGCAGTAAAGGGCTTGAGTTCCCGTTTGTCATTTATTCTGGCTTAAGCCGAAAGTTTAATATGCGGGATTTGGGACGACCTGTTGTACTGAATCAGCACGAAGGATTGGGATTACAATATTTTGATGAAACAGAAGGACTATTTTATCCATCTTTAATATCAATGACAATTGACTTAATAAATCAAAAAGAATTGATTTCAGAGGAGATGCGATTAGTGTATGTTGCTTTAACTCGAGCAAAAGAACAGCTTTATTTAATAGGAACAACAGATGATGACGAAAAGTTAGCAAAGTTAAGAGAAACGCCAATTGAACATGATAAGTTAACGACAATTGAGAGACTGAACGCCAAAACGCCATTTCAATTGATTTACAGTGTGCTGAGTAAGCATTTAAGTACAGATATATTAGACCAATATTTATTTGCAGGAGAACTAGCAGATAAAGAAGAATCGCTTCGTCCATCTGTGTCATTAAACTATATTAAAGCCGAAGATATTCTACCAGTAGAAGAAACCGATGACACAGCACAAAAACGGTCAATTGAAACGTTAAAAAATCGTTTGGCACTTGAACCAACGCAGCAATCAACGCTTGAATTAATCGAGGCACAGTTGCTTTATGAGTATCCTCATCGAAAAGCTACACAACACGCTTCAAAGCAATCTGTGTCTGAACTTAAGCGATTAATGGAAACAGAACAAGCAAATACGAGTTATGATCGTGTAAGACAATACCAATTAGGCGTGGCGACATATGATCGTCCAAGCTTTATGCAAGAAGATCGATTAACACCAACAGAAATTGGAACACTGATGCACACGGTGATGCAACATTTACCATTCCAAGCAGAGGGACTTACGGATGATGAGCTAGATGCATACTTTGACAAACTTGTGGTTCATTCGATTATTAAAGCTGAAGATATACGATATATTCGAAAGTCTGAGATACGTGATTTTATTAACAGCAAGTTGTACCAAACAATTGCTACAAGTGACCAAATATATCGCGAATTGCCATTTATTGTTAATCAGAATGACGTTGAACAAGAAGGGACACAGGAAGATTCATCTATTATTCAAGGGATGATAGACCTTGTATTCGTCAAAGATGGAACATACCATTTTGTAGATTATAAAACAGATGTGTTCGTTCGACGTAAAGGAATGACAGATGATGAAATAGGTCAACAGTTGCGAGAAAAGTATCGCGTTCAAATGGAATATTACAAACGTGCACTTGAAACGATTTTAAAACGACCGGTATCAGGTCGTCTATATTTCTTTAAGTTTGGTGAAATTTTCATAAATTAA
- the lepB gene encoding signal peptidase I, with product MKKETVEWIISIGLAILIVGVLYAFVIKPYNVKGDSMFPTLKDGERVIVNKLSKTFGHLDNGNVIVFHANESDDYVKRIIGKPGDHVEYKDDQLYLNGKKVDEPYLDYNEKHKSYDKITGDFDSQELPGSDGEAKIPNDKYLVLGDNREVSKDSRAFGLIDEDQIVGTVSLRFWPFNKFKINFNPDHTEPQS from the coding sequence TTGAAAAAAGAAACTGTTGAATGGATTATTTCCATAGGTTTAGCGATACTTATTGTAGGTGTATTATACGCATTTGTGATTAAGCCTTATAATGTTAAAGGAGACTCTATGTTTCCAACATTAAAAGATGGTGAACGTGTTATCGTCAATAAGCTGAGCAAAACTTTTGGACATTTAGATAATGGAAACGTAATTGTTTTTCATGCTAATGAATCAGATGATTATGTCAAACGAATTATTGGCAAACCAGGAGACCATGTTGAATACAAAGATGATCAATTGTATTTAAATGGAAAAAAAGTCGATGAACCCTATTTAGATTATAATGAAAAACATAAAAGTTATGATAAGATAACAGGAGATTTTGATTCTCAAGAGTTGCCGGGAAGTGATGGGGAAGCAAAAATTCCAAATGATAAATACTTAGTTTTAGGGGATAATCGAGAAGTAAGTAAAGATAGTAGAGCGTTTGGTTTAATCGATGAAGATCAAATTGTCGGGACAGTTTCTTTACGTTTCTGGCCATTTAACAAATTTAAAATAAACTTTAATCCTGATCACACAGAACCACAATCTTAA